Proteins from a genomic interval of Lolium perenne isolate Kyuss_39 chromosome 1, Kyuss_2.0, whole genome shotgun sequence:
- the LOC127308414 gene encoding uncharacterized protein, with the protein MLALMDPCRGLVPADRIYFEIDLKIVHDGGEIEDFSKGVIVFNRVRLPHDRQTMAVDLKSYLSRVEIACAYVVCPVKATIQVNILKGLCNISRVKAWTTGNFEYNMILYNNETTSRAADVESGGAIVDGGFVPLSRRVVAVPFGRKLVVHLTGRGVGDAFARNLILPIGQSDGVIHRKMGSALLEVKVIWTAVPRRQRQGLIKEVGDESLLM; encoded by the coding sequence ATGTTAGCTTTGATGGATCCATGCCGAGGGCTTGTTCCGGCGGATAGAATTTACTTCGAGATCGATTTAAAGATAGTTCATGACGGTGGTGAGATTGAAGATTTCAGCAAAGGCGTAATCGTCTTCAACAGGGTCCGGCTTCCTCATGACAGACAAACCATGGCCGTAGATCTAAAGAGTTACCTCAGTAGAGTGGAAATAGCATGTGCATATGTTGTATGCCCAGTTAAAGCTACAATTCAAGTCAATATCTTGAAGGGACTGTGTAATATCTCGAGAGTCAAAGCATGGACTACCGGAAATTTTGAGTATAATATGATTCTTTACAACAATGAAACTACTTCAAGAGCAGCCGATGTTGAGTCAGGAGGAGCAATTGTCGACGGTGGTTTTGTTCCCTTGAGTCGTCGTGTTGTAGCTGTCCCTTTTGGTCGAAAATTGGTGGTTCATCTTACTGGTCGTGGTGTTGGTGATGCATTTGCTAGAAACCTCATCCTCCCTATAGGACAATCCGACGGAGTGATCCATCGTAAAATGGGCTCCGCCCTTTTGGAAGTGAAAGTTATTTGGACTGCGGTTCCGAGACGACAGAGACAAGGTCTGATCAAGGAAGTGGGAGACGAGAGCCTCTTGATGTGA